In Lodderomyces elongisporus chromosome 1, complete sequence, the DNA window TATTCATAAACTTTGACTTTGAGATTGAACTCAAGAGACGCCAGGAACAAGAAGATCGCACTCGACAAACTacaacaaaggaaaaatacGAACATTTGAAGAAGTTGGAATATTCAGGATACAAGTTCGAAGCGATTGCCACCATCCCAGACACATGGGCGAATGTTTCTCGCAAAACAATAGAGAGTCGACATAAAAAACATGTGAATAATTATGAACAATTCATGTCGGTTATCAAAACAGGTATAGGTAATCAAAAGCTTATCCTTGCCGGCGAAgttgattgttgttgggACTATGTCCCTGAACAACCTAGTCAGATATTGAACCATTATGTCGAATTAAAAACACTGCGTGTTATCGAAACAAACAATCAGGTGgtcaattttgaaaaaaaactattCAAGACTTGGTGCCAGTGTTTTCTAATGGGTGTGGGTAAAGTAGTTTATGGGTTCCGTGATGATTCTTTGATACTTCGTAATGTCGAGTTTTACAATACGGAAGAAATCCCCGTAATGATCAAAAATAATCCATTAAACAGTACACCACAAGGCCAACAAAATAAGATCAACTGTACCAGCGCTTTAAAATGGTACGGCGCTGTTGTTGAATGGTTGAACGATTCTATCGATAAGAACGATGAACTGAAGAGCTATAGTTTGAAATATAGTCCCTTGCACAAGACTTTTAGCTTGGACGAAATCAAAGGTGAAAAGAATGATCAATTGAGAAATGGTGGCCTATTGAGCGAAGAATTCAAGACATGGAGAGTTCTGCAGAGGAAAAACCAGTTGAGCTAGGGTTTATGAGGCATGTATATCAGCTcgcaaaaataaattaatgAATAAATCTTTTGTTGGAAAGCAGGTTATTAATACAGTTACTTGGccgattaaaaaaaatgacaaaaattaaatgtAAGATTGTTccagaaacaaacaaaaaagaaagatcaaaaaaaaagaaaaaaaaaggaaaagaatgCATCCGttacaaagaaaatagatTACATGGGATGAGCCATTTGAATCACTGTGTAAATCTTCATTTCACATAATCGGAccctttgcttttttttttccagagttttttttttttgcagctTTCGGAATAGGTGCATAGCCTTGTATGTATCGAGTTAAAAACTTAGAGAGGAAAGTtaatgagaaaaaaaagggagtTTTGTACTAGTGTAACTACAGCAAATGCCGATACTTGATTGGAAACAATACCTCTGAGTGACGATAGCAGTTGAAAAGTCGATgtgctttttgttttatttcaaaGATATTactatacttttttttcttatttgttttctccATTTCTCCATTTCTCcatttctcctttttttctttagctttttagttttctaattttctAGTTTTTCTTAATAATGGTGAAATGGAATTGAAGCTGTTTGTTGTGGTAGCATGTTTGTACTTGATAATTGGTTTATTACACAAAATAGTAGCCAAGCTCATCTCTAGACATTAGGCTAAATATCATCGTCTGTGATTGTACATTATTCTTTAAAAAAGGACCCCATCACAGAACCcagttatatatatatatatatatatacatacattaATACATACATTGATACATACTTAcaatacacacacatacacaccaTAGTgtattatattatattcCATTATATTTCATTATAATACAAAtcaattttcaaacaagattGTCCAATGTCTGAAGTAAAGCCTGTCAAGTTGTCCAAAAAGGAGCAAAAATCCAAGCAGTTTCGTAAAAGTAAAGAGGAAAGGGAAGCTGCCAAACTCGAGAAACAAGAGTCcaaaaagaggaaactAGAGcagcaagaagaaaaagcagaGGAAAAAGCCTCCTCTGGGTTAAATGATACAGTGaatacaaagaaagaaggaaaagaagaaaaagagatagGAGGAAATTCATCAAAAGATAAGCTGTTAGATGCTGTTTCAGAGGGCGACGAGccagtaaagaaaaaacgcAAAACCAGACGAggcaaaaaaggaagaggtACTATTGTTAATGAAGATGAGACAGTGACAAAAAAGGCACCCAGGTTTATATTATTTGTTGGTAATCTTCCCTTTGACATACAGCAAGCTGAACTTATAGCTCATTTCTCGAAATGTTCACCTGATAGGATTAGGATACGATCTGATAAAGGAATAGCATTTCTTGAGTTTGACAGTGATACAAAGGATATTCAGAGTAAGATGGAGTTGGCATTGAAGTTGCACCACACGGAAATTCGACAGCGAAGAATTAACGTTGAATTGAccgttggtggtggtggtaattCGGAGaccagaaaagaaaagttgaaacaaaagaatgaaaaggCACACGAATTAAGACAATTGAGAAGGGCCgaggaagagaagaagaaaaaagagaagagcaAAGTTAGTGAGAAGGATTTGGGTGGTATCCATCCTTCAAGAGCACAATTGATGAagtagaacaaaaaaacagaagaagaagagagaatCGGCGTGGAAGGGTGTATCAAGAGTATCAAGAGTATCGTAGTTGAAGTTGTATTGTGCCATTAATTGTAAGTAGCAATGACTATAGTTTTAAATGTACACAATGAcctagaaagaaaaaaatgatgaagatgctTTAAGAAATAAGAGACAACTACAGGTCTTTTGGTCAACAAAAATGTTTGCACGGAGGAATAGTTCTTTTGACTCTTtcacttttctctttttaacttttcacttttcactgttcttttttgtcttttttatttgtttattttacAAACAACATTTGAATTACAATATAGTACACTTCTTAGCCTTTCtaatctttcttctctttgttATGTTCTTCCCATTGTTACCACCCAGGCCTCCACTTTTGGAACCAAACACTCCACCACCACTGCCGCTTCCACCTCCGCTTccgccaccaccaacaccaccaccgcTTGTACTGCTGCCGTTGCCATTATTGTTATGCAGTCCTCCGAGTGCATCACTAGTTATGTAATCTTTACTTTGTGAATTGGGCGGATCTAATACTGCTCTTATAGCGAAATCAAAGATTTCCTTGACACCCACCTGTGTTGCTGCTGAACACTCCATATATCTCACTGCACCAATCTCCTTGGCCAATTTACAACCTTGGTCGTAAGTTATTGGTTTGAAGTTCTTGTATGCCAACTCGTCAACAACATGGAGATCGTCTCTCAAGTCGATTTTGGTGCCTATGAGTAGAATGAGAATGTCTTTGGGTGAATGGTGTAAGATTTCAGGTATCCATTTCTGCTTGACATCCTGGAATGAGTCCGGACTCACGACTGAGAAGCAACACAAGAATATTTCTGTTTGAGGGTATGATAATGGTCTTAATCTGTCGTATTCGGACTGGCCAGCAGTATCCCACAATCCTAGCTTTATTGGTTCTCCGTCTATCAAGACAGATGCCGAGTAGTTGTCAAATACGGTGGGGATATAGTCGTTGGGAAATGTGTTTGTTGTGTATGAAATTAGGAGACAAGTCTTTCCGACTCCACCATCACCCACTACCACTGACTTTATGCTTCTCATTTTAGTTTCTGTTTCTCCTTTCGCTGtatttatgtatatgtatatatatatatataaatactcgtgagtgtgagtgtgtaAAGGTGTAAGGGTGTAAATGTATGTCtgtgtgtgagtgtgtgttTACTTGAATCTGTAGTTTAAATAAAGGTGAATGGTTAATGCTTAACCTCAAAAGAATTGTTTTACttgaaacttgaaactacttgttttcaaaatgctTTAGTACTTTAAAGCTCTAAAGAGTAAAGTGTGCACTGACCGAATGGTTTTGCTCACTCTCTTACAATCTATGGGAAATAATAGCGCACGGCTTCTTTTCTACtgagtcttttttttttcttcttcttcttcttgtttttagTTTCAATTTGGCGAAATACTTTTGCCATACAAGCcactctctttctttctctatcTTTGTATGGGTGTATATGTAGTTCACTATATAATCTTCAATCTAAGTAATGTATATTTCTCAAGAGATTAATTTAGGTTAAGGTTATATTGACGGTATTGTTAAAAAGATagagtgtgtgtatatGGTGAGATTTctaataaacaaaatcaactaTTGTCTCATTTCCTTCGTTTagttgaaataaaataaaataaaaaataaataaaaaaataaaataataaaaattaaatcaCGTGCAAATACAATAACCATTTGCGTTTTGTCTCACTGTAAATCTTTCGAATCCTT includes these proteins:
- the RAI1 gene encoding decapping endonuclease targeting mRNA, which gives rise to MSSRKLPLSARAKTTALKQPKEVFTFTRDIEGKYHYNAEHSHDGLSYYYLPDSKIDTRIDLQSGFKHFKQIPLEENLGDFHPFLEAIMKYEQEGSSRLSGDIVTFRGIMTKILSLPYNLTDPLDLVIVPFDGQLFINFDFEIELKRRQEQEDRTRQTTTKEKYEHLKKLEYSGYKFEAIATIPDTWANVSRKTIESRHKKHVNNYEQFMSVIKTGIGNQKLILAGEVDCCWDYVPEQPSQILNHYVELKTSRVIETNNQVVNFEKKLFKTWCQCFLMGVGKVVYGFRDDSLILRNVEFYNTEEIPVMIKNNPLNSTPQGQQNKINCTSALKWYGAVVEWLNDSIDKNDESKSYSLKYSPLHKTFSLDEIKGEKNDQLRNGGLLSEEFKTWRVSQRKNQLS
- the RAC1 gene encoding Rho GTPase protein rac1, with protein sequence MRSIKSVVVGDGGVGKTCLLISYTTNTFPNDYIPTVFDNYSASVLIDGEPIKLGLWDTAGQSEYDRLRPLSYPQTEIFLCCFSVVSPDSFQDVKQKWIPEILHHSPKDILILLIGTKIDLRDDLHVVDELAYKNFKPITYDQGCKLAKEIGAVRYMECSAATQVGVKEIFDFAIRAVLDPPNSQSKDYITSDALGGSHNNNGNGSSTSGGGVGGGGSGGGSGSGGGVFGSKSGGSGGNNGKNITKRRKIRKAKKCTIL
- a CDS encoding uncharacterized protein (BUSCO:EOG09265DRM); translated protein: MSEVKPVKLSKKEQKSKQFRKSKEEREAAKLEKQESKKRKLEQQEEKAEEKASSGLNDTVNTKKEGKEEKEIGGNSSKDKSLDAVSEGDEPVKKKRKTRRGKKGRGTIVNEDETVTKKAPRFILFVGNLPFDIQQAELIAHFSKCSPDRIRIRSDKGIAFLEFDSDTKDIQSKMELALKLHHTEIRQRRINVELTVGGGGNSETRKEKLKQKNEKAHELRQLRRAEEEKKKKEKSKVSEKDLGGIHPSRAQLMK